One Primulina tabacum isolate GXHZ01 chromosome 10, ASM2559414v2, whole genome shotgun sequence DNA segment encodes these proteins:
- the LOC142504741 gene encoding uncharacterized protein LOC142504741, which translates to MLERYFPPAFFTISVHLTIHLAREARLCGPVQFRWMYPFERFMKMLKGYVKNRARPEGCIAECYLAKERMWFCSDYIKKDGIIGLRSNRNEDLENGVEGRPISQGREKILEENVLQAAHRYVLFNTAEIDPYIKMHIEELKQTDHRFSSNDTLLQKRHMETFSQWLSKHVSDNSSDQIRWLAHGPRKHVISYTGYITNGHQFHTTDVERSTQDNGVSVEADTICQSSSTDSHTAGRLSYYGVI; encoded by the exons atgttGGAGAGGTACTTTCCACCTGCGTTCTTTACCATCTCTGTTCATTTGACAATTCATTTAGCAAGAGAGGCTCGCCTGTGTGGGCCAGTTCAATTCCGCTGGATGTATCCATTTGAAAG GTTTATGAAAATGCTTAAAGGGTACGTGAAGAACCGAGCAAGGCCAGAGGGTTGCATAGCTGAGTGTTACCTCGCAAAAGAACGAATGTGGTTTTGTAGTgattatataaaaaaagatGGTATTATTGGTCTGCGATCTAATCGGAATGAGGATTTGGAGAATGGAGTGGAAGGTCGCCCAATTTCTCAAGGAAGAGAAAAGATTTTAGAAGAAAATGTGTTGCAAGCAGCACATCGATATGTGTTGTTCAATACTGCAGAAATTGATCCTTATATAAA GATGCACATTGAGGAGCTTAAACAAACAGATCATCGTTTCTCAAGTAATGACACATTGTTACAAAAACGACATATGGAAACATTTTCTCAATGGTTATCAAAACATGTTTCTGATAATTCTTCAGATCAGATTCGATGGCTAGCACATGGTCCAAGAAAACATGTTATATCTTATACAGGTTATATTACAAATGGACATCAGTTCCACACAACTGACGTTGAAAGATCAACACAAGATAATGGTGTTTCAGTTGAAGCCGATACTATTTGTCAATCTAGTTCTACTGATTCACATACAGCAGGAAGACTATCATATTATGGGGTTATATGA
- the LOC142504951 gene encoding uncharacterized protein LOC142504951, producing the protein MKFDEVYDHLIINGFDPSYMIWVFHGETYTPQFQGQSSSGGVHEKEAESREAYNLYKDVFFSDEGVAHTMSEAKDYEFANLLVDAETPLFPGCTTYMKLSAVVTLYNYKCTNGHTDNSFNELLKILHDMLPGKNTLPENVYSMRKILKPFDLGYEKIHACPNDCCLFRKEFKDLDSCPKCGSSRWKVDKVNKKVCKGIPEMVLRYSCWPVILVNYNLPPLMCIAKENLMLKLLIPRPKQPGNDIDVYFEPLVEDLKELWDTGVETYDAFSKSMFNMKAILMWTINDFPAYGNLAGCATKEKKWFDGNKETKGKPKPLNGLEILNAVNDIENDWGKKKIGMDINNTKKKRKKRDGSKKVQEPVQMWKKKSIFFNLPYWRGLLLRHNLDVMHVEKNVCENIIGTMLNLKKKSKHGVNARKDLWLKKIKLPDGYSSNIGNCVSLE; encoded by the exons ATGAAATTTGACGAAGTGTACGATCACTTAATTATTAATGGGTTCGATCCTTCTTACATGATCTGGGTCTTCCATGGTGAAACTTATACTCCACAATTTCAAGGTCAAAGTAGTTCAGGAGGAGTTCATGAGAAGGAGGCTGAAAGTAGAGAGGCATATAACTTATATAAAGATGTCTTTTTCTCGGATGAAGGGGTTGCACACACTATGTCTGAGGCAAAAGATTATGAGTTTGCTAATTTATTAGTAGATGCAGAAACTCCTCTCTTCCCTGGTTGTACAACTTACATGAAGTTGTCAGCAGTCGTTACATTATACAATTACAAATGTACAAATGGTCATACTGACAATAGTTTCAATGAGCTCCTTAAGATCTTACATGACATGCTTCCAGGAAAAAATACACTTCCAGAAAATGTTTACTCAATGAGAAAGATTTTAAAACCGTTTGATTTAggatatgagaaaattcatgcaTGTCCAAACGATTGTTGTCTATTTAGAAAGGAGTTTAAAGATTTGGACTCATGTCCAAAATGTGGTTCTTCGAGATGGAAGGTGGACAAAGTCAACAAAAAAGTTTGTAAAGGAATTCCTGAAATGGTGCTACG ATATAGTTGTTGGCCAGTTATTTTGGTCAATTACAACCTTCCTCCGTTGATGTGCATAGCGAAGGAAAATCTTATGCTGAAATTACTGATTCCACGGCCGAAGCAACCAGGAAATGATATAGATGTATACTTCGAACCCCTAGTGGAGGATTTGAAGGAGTTATGGGACACAGGTGTGGAGACGTATGATGCATTTAGCAAGTCAATGTTTAATATGAAGGCTATTTTGATGTGGACGATAAATGATTTTCCAGCTTATGGAAACCTAGCTGGATGTGCCACAAAAG AAAAAAAATGGTTTGATGGGAACAAAGAGACAAAAGGCAAACCTAAGCCTTTGAATGGATTAGAAATTCTCAATGCAGTGAACGACATTGAAAATGACTGGGGTAAGAAGAAAATAGGTATGGATATCAATAATACGAAGAAAAAGAGGAAGAAGCGGGATGGTTCAAAAAAAGTTCAAGAACCTGTTCAAATGTGGAAGAAGAAgtcaatatttttcaatttgcCATACTGGAGA GGGCTCCTGCTACGTCATAACTTAGATGTGATGCATGTTGAAAAGAATGTCTGCGAGAATATCATAGGCACAATGTTAAACTTGAAGAAAAAATCCAAACATGGTGTTAATGCTCGCAAAGATTTGTG gttgaagaaaataaagttaccTGATGGCTATAGCTCAAATATTGGTAACTGTGTTTCTCTGGAATAA